A part of Melittangium boletus DSM 14713 genomic DNA contains:
- a CDS encoding SpoVR family protein: MPKSLTPPLRKLKDEIEGHAKEFGLDFFDTRFEVVSYDELNMVAAYGGFPTRYPHWRWGMEYEQLSKGYEYGLSKIYELVINNDPCYAYLLESNSDVDQKLVMAHVYGHCDFFKNNFSFRHTNRRMIDDMANHATRVRRWVDKIGVEKVEDFIDRTLSLENLIDQHAPHIRRNPDPRRAEDEMKSNERVEGFKVDREYMRGFINPSEFLDSQRKRVEDEKQKAKKFPERPQRDVLQFLLENAPLEPWEADILAIIRDEAYYFAPQGQTKIMNEGWASYWHSTIMTRRALKDDEVIDYADRHSGTMGTRPGSLNPYKLGIELWRDIEDRWNKGRFGKEWDECDDLRARRSWDKKLGQGREKIFEVRKHYNDITFIDTFLTAEFALEQKLFVYGFNDKRNSWEILDREFRKVKNKLLQQLTNFGQPIIEVVDGNHENRGELLMAHKHDGQDLKSDYARETLRNVQSLWRRPACIITRYDNKGVLLRFDGQNHTEKKIDL, encoded by the coding sequence ATGCCCAAGAGCCTCACCCCCCCGCTGCGCAAGTTGAAGGATGAGATCGAGGGCCACGCCAAGGAGTTCGGCCTCGACTTCTTCGACACCCGCTTCGAGGTCGTCAGCTACGACGAGCTCAACATGGTGGCCGCCTACGGCGGCTTCCCCACGCGCTACCCCCACTGGCGCTGGGGCATGGAGTACGAGCAGCTCTCCAAGGGCTACGAGTACGGCCTCTCGAAGATCTACGAACTCGTCATCAACAACGACCCCTGCTACGCCTACCTCCTGGAGAGCAACTCGGACGTCGATCAGAAGCTCGTGATGGCGCACGTGTACGGGCACTGCGACTTCTTCAAGAACAACTTCTCCTTCCGCCACACCAACCGCCGGATGATCGACGACATGGCGAACCACGCCACGCGCGTGCGCCGGTGGGTGGACAAGATTGGCGTGGAGAAGGTGGAGGACTTCATCGACCGGACGCTGTCGCTGGAGAACCTCATCGACCAGCACGCGCCCCACATCCGCCGCAACCCGGACCCCCGGCGCGCGGAGGACGAGATGAAGTCCAATGAGCGCGTGGAGGGCTTCAAGGTGGACCGCGAGTACATGCGCGGCTTCATCAACCCCTCCGAGTTCCTCGACAGCCAGAGAAAGCGCGTGGAGGACGAGAAGCAGAAGGCCAAGAAGTTCCCCGAGCGGCCCCAGCGCGACGTGCTCCAGTTCCTCCTGGAGAACGCCCCGCTCGAGCCGTGGGAGGCGGACATCCTCGCCATCATCCGCGACGAGGCCTACTACTTCGCGCCCCAGGGCCAGACGAAGATCATGAACGAGGGCTGGGCCAGCTACTGGCACTCCACCATCATGACCCGCCGCGCGCTCAAGGACGACGAGGTCATCGACTACGCGGATCGGCACTCGGGCACCATGGGCACCCGCCCCGGCTCGCTCAATCCGTACAAGCTCGGCATCGAGCTGTGGCGCGACATCGAGGATCGCTGGAACAAGGGCCGCTTCGGCAAGGAGTGGGACGAGTGCGATGACCTGCGCGCGCGCCGCTCCTGGGACAAGAAGCTCGGCCAGGGGCGCGAGAAGATCTTCGAGGTGCGCAAGCACTACAACGACATCACCTTCATCGACACGTTCCTCACGGCCGAGTTCGCCCTGGAGCAGAAGCTCTTCGTCTATGGCTTCAACGACAAGCGCAACTCCTGGGAGATCCTCGACCGCGAGTTCCGCAAGGTGAAGAACAAGCTCTTGCAGCAGCTCACCAACTTCGGTCAGCCCATCATCGAGGTGGTGGACGGCAACCACGAGAACCGCGGCGAGCTGCTCATGGCGCACAAGCACGACGGGCAGGATCTCAAGAGCGACTACGCCCGCGAGACGCTGCGCAACGTGCAGTCCCTGTGGCGGCGCCCCGCGTGCATCATCACCCGCTACGACAACAAGGGCGTGCTGCTGCGCTTCGACGGGCAGAACCACACCGAGAAGAAGATCGACCTGTAG
- a CDS encoding peptidoglycan DD-metalloendopeptidase family protein — translation MRLAPAVLCLGVLLAVSAAQASTSSYTVKNRRIEPNQPLAVALQDAGLPPEQVSAVVAALEGVFDFRKSRVGDQFRLVLREGELDFFGYRQSAVDEWQVRRDGERYVGSKRAIEVEKQVALVTLDITHSLYEAAVTAGEDPLIGMVLADVFAWDIDFYRDVRQGDRARALVEKFVSKGRLLRYGEVLAATYRGGAVGQKRVFRYELPDGRASFFQEDGSSARKAFLKSPLKYAHVTSSFGSRFHPVLQYVKAHNGVDYSASVGTPVWAVADGVVTVAAHTGAGGNTVCLRHSNGFETCYLHLSKFGQGVRTGSRVNQKQVIALSGNTGRTTGPHLHYALKRNGHYVNPLNQNFPRTEPLPKNLLADFSAKVAPLARQIDAVSVAEASAGN, via the coding sequence ATGAGACTCGCCCCCGCCGTCCTCTGCCTGGGTGTCCTGCTCGCCGTCTCCGCCGCCCAGGCCTCGACGAGCAGCTACACCGTCAAGAACCGCCGCATCGAGCCCAACCAGCCCCTCGCCGTGGCCCTGCAGGACGCCGGACTGCCGCCCGAACAGGTGAGCGCGGTGGTCGCGGCCCTGGAGGGCGTGTTCGACTTCCGCAAGTCGCGCGTGGGGGATCAGTTCCGCCTGGTGCTGCGCGAGGGGGAGCTGGACTTCTTCGGCTACCGCCAGAGCGCCGTGGACGAGTGGCAGGTGCGCCGCGATGGCGAGCGCTACGTGGGCAGCAAGCGCGCCATCGAGGTGGAGAAGCAGGTGGCGCTGGTGACGCTGGACATCACCCACTCGCTCTACGAGGCGGCGGTGACGGCCGGAGAGGATCCGCTCATCGGCATGGTGCTCGCGGACGTGTTCGCCTGGGACATCGACTTCTACCGGGACGTGCGCCAGGGAGACCGGGCACGGGCGCTGGTGGAGAAGTTCGTTTCCAAGGGGCGGCTCTTGCGCTACGGCGAGGTGCTGGCGGCCACCTACCGGGGCGGCGCGGTGGGCCAGAAGCGCGTGTTCCGCTACGAGCTGCCGGATGGCCGGGCCAGCTTCTTCCAGGAGGACGGCTCGAGCGCGCGCAAGGCCTTCCTCAAGAGCCCGCTCAAGTACGCCCACGTCACCAGCAGCTTCGGCAGCCGCTTCCACCCGGTGCTCCAGTACGTGAAGGCGCACAACGGCGTGGACTATTCGGCGAGCGTGGGCACCCCCGTGTGGGCCGTGGCCGATGGCGTCGTCACCGTGGCGGCCCACACCGGCGCGGGCGGCAACACCGTCTGCCTGCGGCACAGCAACGGTTTCGAGACGTGCTACCTGCACCTGTCCAAGTTCGGCCAGGGCGTGCGCACCGGCTCCCGGGTGAACCAGAAGCAGGTCATCGCCCTGTCGGGTAACACGGGCCGTACAACGGGCCCACACCTGCATTATGCCCTCAAGCGCAACGGCCACTACGTCAATCCGCTCAATCAGAATTTCCCGCGCACGGAGCCGCTGCCCAAGAACCTGCTGGCGGACTTCAGCGCCAAGGTCGCCCCTCTGGCGCGGCAGATCGACGCGGTCTCCGTGGCCGAGGCCAGCGCGGGGAATTGA
- a CDS encoding DUF444 family protein: MSLRIHQDHSRFKQIVRGKIKSNLRKYVQKGEMIGKKGKDTISIPIPFIDIPHFKYGHKEQGGVGQGDGEVGQQLSPGAVQPGDGHQAGQGEGDHNLEVDVTLDELAQILGEELRLPNIERRQNEKIVTQKIRYTGVNTTGPESLRHFKRTYKQALRRQIAMGTYDASRPIIIPTREDRRYRSYKLQELPETNAVIIYMMDVSGSMGDEQKEIVRIESFWLDTWLRHQYKGLEARYIIHDAVAREVDRDTFFHTRESGGTMISSAYKLCRDIIKADYPKSAWNIYPFHFSDGDNWSADDTRQCIEMLREDILPGVNQFAYGQVESPYGSGQFIKDLREAVGDATNVALSEIADKDAIYPSIKDFLGKGR, from the coding sequence GTGTCTTTGCGCATCCACCAGGACCACTCACGCTTCAAACAGATCGTCCGCGGGAAGATCAAATCCAACCTGCGCAAGTACGTGCAGAAGGGGGAGATGATCGGCAAGAAGGGCAAGGACACGATCTCCATCCCCATTCCCTTCATCGACATCCCCCACTTCAAGTACGGCCACAAGGAGCAGGGGGGCGTGGGCCAGGGGGATGGCGAGGTCGGGCAGCAGCTCTCCCCCGGCGCCGTGCAGCCGGGAGATGGGCACCAGGCCGGCCAGGGCGAGGGGGACCACAACCTGGAGGTCGACGTCACGCTCGACGAGCTGGCGCAGATATTGGGCGAGGAGCTGCGCCTGCCCAACATCGAGCGGCGGCAGAACGAGAAGATCGTCACCCAGAAGATCCGCTACACCGGGGTCAACACCACGGGCCCCGAGTCGCTGCGCCACTTCAAGCGCACCTACAAGCAGGCGCTCCGGCGGCAGATCGCCATGGGGACGTATGACGCCTCCCGGCCCATCATCATCCCCACGCGCGAGGACCGGCGCTACCGCAGCTACAAGCTGCAGGAGCTGCCGGAGACCAACGCGGTCATCATCTACATGATGGACGTGTCGGGCTCGATGGGCGACGAGCAGAAGGAGATCGTCCGCATCGAGAGCTTCTGGCTCGATACGTGGCTGCGCCACCAGTACAAGGGGCTGGAGGCGCGCTACATCATCCACGACGCCGTGGCGCGCGAGGTGGACCGCGACACCTTCTTCCACACCCGCGAGTCCGGCGGCACGATGATCTCCAGCGCCTACAAGCTGTGCCGGGACATCATCAAGGCGGACTACCCCAAGAGCGCGTGGAACATCTACCCGTTCCACTTCTCCGACGGCGACAACTGGAGCGCGGACGACACGCGCCAGTGCATCGAGATGCTCCGCGAGGACATCCTGCCCGGGGTGAACCAGTTCGCCTACGGCCAGGTGGAGAGCCCCTACGGCAGCGGCCAGTTCATCAAGGACCTGCGCGAGGCCGTCGGGGACGCCACCAACGTCGCCCTGAGCGAGATCGCCGACAAGGACGCCATCTATCCCTCCATCAAGGATTTCCTCGGCAAGGGCCGCTAG
- a CDS encoding class I SAM-dependent methyltransferase, whose protein sequence is MPAISDFIQTAEEIRKGLGELSDELQHGLPERLARFPRDPAQRAVMQQEQQEILRQRIPVVTAWLDGHYARLTELDAALKEDEREGAMEHHRAAVQPYFLQCPLIRRCVDKPLGYPGDYVMVDMIFGTEEHGVSTMARILSHYALNVGPAQAHRARAPWIVNHLNKKEEELGRPLRILSFACGPEHALREHTTMGGTGQFTLCDFDPAPLDFCRRQFEKLARMPRGGIPAPELRFVQVSTYQLLRYRDTLEQLRHPDGPMDVVIAAGILDYLKENVIARFLDMMSSQLAPGGLLLLTNLHHNNPWRAVMEYVCDWNVIHRGKEQFQAICEGPPERGMKTLETITDATDTNIFWAGQRR, encoded by the coding sequence ATGCCCGCCATTTCCGACTTCATTCAAACCGCCGAGGAGATCCGCAAGGGACTCGGCGAGCTGAGCGATGAACTGCAGCATGGGCTGCCCGAGCGGCTCGCCCGGTTTCCAAGAGATCCCGCGCAGCGCGCCGTGATGCAGCAGGAGCAGCAGGAGATCCTGCGTCAGCGCATCCCCGTGGTGACCGCCTGGCTGGATGGCCACTATGCCCGGCTCACCGAGCTGGACGCCGCGTTGAAGGAGGACGAGCGGGAAGGTGCGATGGAGCACCACCGCGCCGCGGTCCAGCCCTACTTCCTCCAGTGCCCCCTCATCCGCCGCTGCGTGGACAAGCCCCTGGGCTACCCCGGCGACTACGTGATGGTGGACATGATCTTCGGCACCGAGGAGCACGGTGTCTCCACGATGGCGCGCATCCTCTCGCACTACGCGCTCAACGTGGGCCCGGCCCAGGCGCATCGCGCCCGCGCGCCGTGGATCGTCAACCACCTGAACAAGAAGGAGGAGGAGCTGGGCCGGCCCCTGCGCATCCTGTCCTTCGCCTGTGGGCCCGAGCACGCCCTGCGCGAGCACACCACCATGGGGGGCACCGGCCAGTTCACGCTCTGTGACTTCGATCCCGCGCCCCTGGACTTCTGCCGCCGGCAATTCGAGAAGCTCGCGCGCATGCCCCGTGGAGGCATCCCCGCCCCCGAGCTGCGCTTCGTCCAGGTCTCCACCTACCAGTTGCTGCGCTACCGGGACACGCTGGAGCAGCTGCGCCACCCGGACGGCCCCATGGACGTGGTGATCGCCGCGGGCATCCTCGACTACCTCAAGGAGAACGTCATCGCCCGCTTCCTGGACATGATGAGCTCCCAGCTCGCCCCCGGTGGCCTGTTGCTGCTCACCAACCTGCACCACAACAATCCCTGGCGCGCCGTCATGGAGTACGTGTGTGACTGGAACGTCATCCACCGCGGCAAGGAGCAGTTCCAGGCCATCTGCGAGGGCCCTCCCGAGCGGGGCATGAAGACCCTGGAGACCATCACCGACGCCACGGACACCAACATCTTCTGGGCGGGACAGCGGCGCTGA